The proteins below are encoded in one region of Borrelia duttonii Ly:
- a CDS encoding AAA family ATPase, with amino-acid sequence MYNRRALNHLFFKSFLFFVERKHLFFTEEHIFYSLISDDEIRELLSLCALDFYSFNKILEEFFTKLPIRNADFYDYFFKINDLYQEIIDTIFYYKKPYVLQEKDLLWVLIRKRKNTILDALLKSGFSLDIFDKIMEIYDYLGSNLDLGFLKNEKLLTNDLFNKGIDKYGGLNIFEEDYFKLEQDDDSLDENNLVDDFLVNVIDNLDPNLATNPLIGRKKELYTLIQIMLRKHKSNPIVFGEPGVGKTILLQGLAYIIREGQVPHELIDCEVYSLDIGRLISGTRYRGDLENRVNKLLDFLHFKKKVILFIDEIHMIVGAGATSFSNIDVSNLLKPILTLGKIKFIGATTKNEYKKFFLKDKALLRRFHGVELKEPSLEDTYHILKGAKEQYEKHHHVEYTDEAIWVAITMSKYIKDRALPDKAFDLLDGLGSKFKLEGNKKVITGDDVRDFVKYMVGTSIFNFDDYDQDLLMNLEHKIRTSMIIDESILSELLLHIKLLRIKFFFKNSTLGIFILIGSSDVDKNKLACVLSEELNMPKLTLGMSEYCDFDGINRLIGPVYGSEAYDEPTKFFRFLNESLNSIIVLSDFDKSSKRVIDFFFEGFNTGRLFDNFGRSVSLSGSIIIIDINIEYRELDGIGFKNETVDIRSLLEKRFSNKFLDLVDHVFFFRPVSKSDFKRVIIEEVNNFVKILKNEKIDLFFEEAVIGYFQKHIYENGLGIRGIRKIVIKEIGSLLIDDLILKKFKENDKIRIFLDDTIKYELL; translated from the coding sequence ATGTATAACAGAAGAGCTTTAAATCATTTGTTTTTTAAATCGTTTCTGTTTTTTGTGGAACGTAAACATCTTTTTTTTACCGAAGAACATATCTTTTATAGTTTAATTAGTGATGATGAAATTAGAGAATTGCTTAGTTTATGTGCACTTGATTTTTATAGTTTTAATAAAATTTTAGAAGAATTTTTTACAAAACTTCCTATAAGAAATGCTGATTTTTATGATTATTTTTTTAAAATTAATGATTTATATCAAGAAATAATCGATACTATTTTTTATTATAAAAAACCTTATGTATTACAAGAGAAAGATTTGTTATGGGTATTAATTAGGAAAAGAAAAAATACAATTTTAGATGCTTTATTAAAATCGGGTTTTAGTTTAGATATATTTGACAAAATAATGGAGATTTATGACTATTTAGGTTCGAATTTAGATTTAGGTTTTCTTAAAAATGAAAAATTGCTTACAAATGATCTTTTTAATAAAGGGATAGATAAATATGGAGGTTTAAATATTTTTGAGGAAGATTATTTTAAATTAGAACAAGATGATGATTCATTGGATGAGAACAATTTGGTTGATGATTTCTTAGTTAATGTTATTGATAATTTGGATCCCAATTTAGCTACAAATCCTTTGATTGGTCGCAAAAAAGAATTATATACATTAATTCAAATAATGCTTCGTAAACATAAAAGTAATCCAATTGTATTTGGAGAGCCTGGGGTTGGAAAGACAATATTGCTTCAAGGACTTGCTTATATTATAAGAGAAGGTCAGGTGCCTCATGAATTGATTGATTGTGAAGTTTATTCTCTTGATATTGGAAGACTTATATCTGGGACTAGGTATAGGGGAGATCTTGAAAATCGGGTTAACAAACTCTTAGATTTTTTGCATTTTAAAAAAAAAGTAATTCTTTTTATAGATGAGATTCATATGATAGTTGGAGCTGGTGCTACATCTTTTAGTAACATAGATGTTTCAAATTTATTAAAACCTATATTAACTTTGGGTAAAATAAAGTTTATTGGGGCTACTACCAAAAATGAATATAAAAAATTTTTTTTGAAAGACAAAGCTTTACTAAGAAGATTTCATGGTGTTGAACTTAAAGAACCAAGTTTAGAGGATACTTATCATATTTTGAAAGGGGCTAAGGAACAATATGAAAAACATCATCATGTTGAGTATACAGATGAAGCTATATGGGTTGCAATTACTATGTCTAAATACATAAAAGATAGAGCTTTGCCCGATAAAGCTTTTGATCTATTAGATGGTCTTGGCTCTAAATTTAAACTTGAGGGTAATAAAAAAGTTATAACAGGTGATGATGTCAGAGATTTTGTTAAGTATATGGTTGGAACCAGTATTTTTAATTTTGATGATTATGATCAAGATTTACTAATGAATTTGGAACATAAGATAAGAACAAGTATGATAATTGATGAGAGTATTTTATCCGAATTACTTTTGCATATTAAGCTTTTAAGAATTAAATTTTTCTTTAAAAATAGTACTCTTGGTATTTTCATTTTAATTGGATCTTCTGATGTAGATAAGAATAAACTTGCGTGTGTTTTATCAGAAGAACTTAATATGCCTAAACTTACTTTGGGAATGAGTGAATATTGTGATTTTGATGGTATTAATCGATTGATAGGACCAGTATATGGTTCTGAAGCTTATGATGAACCTACTAAATTCTTTAGATTTTTAAATGAGTCTTTAAATTCAATTATTGTTTTGTCAGATTTTGATAAGTCTTCTAAGAGAGTTATAGATTTTTTTTTTGAAGGATTTAATACAGGTAGACTTTTTGATAATTTTGGTAGAAGTGTCAGTTTGTCAGGTAGCATTATAATTATAGATATTAATATAGAATATAGAGAACTTGATGGTATTGGATTTAAAAATGAAACTGTTGATATCAGAAGTTTATTAGAAAAACGTTTTTCTAATAAATTTCTAGACTTAGTAGATCATGTTTTTTTCTTTAGACCTGTAAGTAAGAGTGATTTTAAAAGGGTGATTATTGAAGAGGTGAATAATTTTGTTAAAATACTAAAAAATGAAAAAATAGATCTTTTTTTTGAAGAGGCTGTTATTGGTTATTTTCAAAAACATATTTATGAGAATGGGCTTGGAATTAGGGGTATTCGTAAAATTGTGATTAAAGAAATTGGAAGTTTGTTGATTGATGATTTGATTTTGAAAAAATTTAAAGAAAATGATAAGATTAGAATTTTTCTAGACGATACGATTAAATATGAGTTATTATAA
- a CDS encoding NAD(P)H-dependent glycerol-3-phosphate dehydrogenase, which yields MKISIVGAGAWGTAVAKVLADKFKDPVLIWSFEEDVRESINNSHENTKYLKGIKLPDNLIASSDLLDIVNQSDYIFVVTPSLYTLNVLNKLKSVLTTKKFKLAILTKGFITIDDKPCTIIEVAEGVLREYKDEITYIAGPSHAEEVGLGIITGLVAASRNRANAFEFINLFSGTSISMFYSYDILGVQVASALKNIFAIAFGILDECKIKDPNLIGNNTESFLFSVSLNDMKNIAFKLGSCNEETFLFLAGSGDLDVTCRSIFGRNRRFGREIVGKNILEDFRDIDDLISNINKIGYLPEGLVAAREVALLFKFLGISSDFQNLAMIVYKILNKELKPEAVIDYIKNFKF from the coding sequence ATGAAAATATCTATTGTGGGAGCAGGGGCTTGGGGTACTGCTGTTGCTAAAGTTTTGGCAGATAAGTTTAAGGATCCTGTTTTAATATGGTCTTTTGAAGAAGATGTTAGAGAGAGTATTAATAATAGCCATGAGAATACTAAGTATTTAAAAGGTATTAAATTGCCAGATAATTTGATTGCAAGTTCTGATTTACTTGATATTGTAAATCAATCTGATTATATTTTTGTTGTAACCCCTTCTCTTTATACTTTGAATGTTTTAAATAAATTGAAAAGTGTGCTTACTACTAAAAAGTTTAAGCTGGCAATATTAACAAAAGGTTTTATAACAATTGATGATAAACCTTGTACTATTATAGAGGTTGCAGAAGGTGTTTTAAGAGAATATAAGGATGAAATTACTTATATTGCAGGACCAAGTCATGCTGAGGAAGTTGGACTTGGAATTATTACGGGACTTGTTGCTGCTAGTAGGAATAGAGCCAATGCTTTTGAATTTATTAATTTATTTAGTGGTACTTCTATTTCTATGTTTTATAGTTATGATATTCTTGGTGTTCAGGTGGCATCAGCTTTAAAAAATATATTTGCCATTGCATTTGGAATTTTGGATGAATGTAAAATTAAAGATCCAAATTTGATAGGTAATAATACAGAGTCTTTTTTATTTTCTGTTTCTTTAAATGACATGAAAAATATTGCATTTAAGCTTGGATCTTGCAATGAGGAAACATTTTTGTTTTTAGCTGGTTCTGGAGATTTAGATGTTACATGTAGAAGTATTTTTGGAAGAAATAGAAGATTTGGTCGTGAAATCGTTGGCAAAAATATTTTGGAGGATTTTAGAGATATAGATGATCTAATAAGTAACATTAATAAAATTGGTTATTTACCTGAAGGATTGGTTGCTGCTAGGGAAGTTGCTTTGCTTTTTAAATTTTTAGGTATTAGTTCAGATTTTCAAAACTTGGCAATGATAGTGTATAAGATTTTAAATAAAGAATTAAAACCAGAAGCAGTTATTGATTATATAAAAAATTTTAAATTTTAG
- a CDS encoding PTS transporter subunit EIIB, which produces MHKETIETSEHILECFGGITNIKQVVKDLTRIKILVDSNSLVKRENLTKNKNIIGAIKSNEVTEIVMNFAIIDDVYTNIIYMINKKK; this is translated from the coding sequence ATGCATAAAGAAACAATAGAAACATCAGAACATATTTTAGAATGCTTTGGGGGAATTACAAACATAAAACAAGTAGTTAAAGATTTAACTAGAATAAAAATATTAGTTGACAGTAATTCTTTAGTTAAAAGAGAAAACTTAACAAAAAATAAAAATATCATAGGGGCAATTAAGTCAAACGAAGTTACAGAAATCGTAATGAATTTTGCAATAATTGACGATGTTTACACCAACATAATATATATGATAAATAAAAAAAAATAA
- the tyrS gene encoding tyrosine--tRNA ligase: protein MNLSLKVLDKRGFLKQCTNLEELSTLMDREKIVFYVGVDATSASLHIGHLIPFMVMLHLQRQGHIPIILIGGGTTKIGDPSGKDSMRKILLKEDIDENVKTISSQLLKIIDLSNGGYILNNAEWLDGINYIEFLREVGIYFSVNRMLSFETYKRRLKDGLSFIEFNYQLLQSYDFYMLSRMKNCKLQIGGDDQWGNIVSGVDLVNRKSGNKVFGLTLPLITRSDGKKMGKSEKGAVYLDSELYSVYDFYQYFRNIPDLDVKKFLYLFTFLEEEEIERIASVKGQLLNNAKEILAFEITKIVHGKDEALKASSAAKAAFKGGDGRADIPFFKLELTNLEESILLVDLMVLAKVVSSKSEARRLIDSGGVYIDKVRVGDQNYCLCKDNFINGEIELKIGKKKILRIVL from the coding sequence ATGAATTTATCCCTAAAGGTTTTAGATAAGAGAGGATTTTTAAAACAGTGTACTAATTTGGAAGAGTTAAGTACATTGATGGATAGAGAAAAAATAGTTTTTTATGTTGGAGTTGATGCTACTTCTGCTTCTTTGCATATTGGACATTTAATTCCTTTTATGGTAATGCTTCATCTTCAAAGACAGGGTCATATTCCAATTATTTTAATTGGTGGTGGAACTACAAAAATAGGAGATCCTTCTGGTAAGGATTCAATGCGCAAAATTTTATTAAAAGAAGATATAGATGAGAATGTTAAAACAATAAGTTCTCAATTGCTTAAAATAATAGATCTTAGTAATGGTGGGTATATTCTTAATAATGCCGAATGGCTTGATGGCATTAATTATATTGAATTTTTAAGGGAAGTTGGTATTTATTTTTCTGTTAATCGTATGTTAAGTTTTGAAACTTATAAGAGAAGATTAAAAGATGGTCTTTCATTTATTGAATTTAATTATCAACTTTTACAGTCATATGATTTTTATATGTTAAGTCGTATGAAAAATTGTAAACTTCAAATTGGTGGTGATGATCAGTGGGGAAATATTGTCTCAGGTGTTGATTTGGTTAATAGAAAATCGGGAAACAAAGTGTTTGGGCTTACATTGCCGCTTATTACAAGAAGTGATGGTAAGAAAATGGGTAAATCAGAAAAAGGAGCTGTTTATCTTGATTCAGAGCTTTATAGTGTTTATGATTTTTATCAGTATTTTAGAAACATTCCAGATTTAGATGTTAAGAAATTTTTATATTTATTTACTTTTTTAGAAGAAGAAGAGATTGAACGTATTGCAAGTGTTAAGGGACAATTGTTAAATAATGCAAAAGAGATTTTGGCATTTGAGATAACAAAAATCGTTCATGGTAAAGATGAGGCTTTAAAAGCATCCTCAGCAGCTAAAGCAGCATTTAAAGGAGGTGACGGGAGAGCTGATATTCCTTTTTTTAAATTGGAATTGACTAATTTAGAGGAGAGTATTTTATTAGTTGACTTAATGGTTTTAGCAAAGGTTGTATCGAGTAAGTCAGAGGCTAGGCGACTTATTGATTCTGGTGGAGTTTATATAGATAAAGTAAGGGTAGGAGATCAAAATTATTGCCTTTGTAAGGACAATTTTATCAATGGTGAAATTGAACTTAAAATAGGCAAGAAAAAGATTTTGAGAATTGTTTTATAA